A single region of the Selenomonas sp. oral taxon 920 genome encodes:
- a CDS encoding DUF4153 domain-containing protein, translated as MNITIRILQLKGRAHELIRRFPVAVFWQAVLFLVGAGIILLRPDLYAEGWHSDYFEHLVRLAPAVFGAWMTAVMFRLFTDVFPVKKSLLLHAASSAVLFLLLAYAWYGVENPSRHLIVGTQGIYLALAFLALFLLERANKAPGLPSLLFAAAFSIATSILLFLGLILCVAAFWALIVTDADGWLPETTYLFSGLIAYGGWGLAAFLAALPSTGARYQFPAATQKLLLYLFFPVYLLLLLVLYLYVGKIIGAGEMPVGTMNWYASFALLGFAFFFGTLAAQERLPLFSRFLKWGLLLFLPILAIQIYGVWLRYEAYGLTTLRYTSMICTFCGIYALAVAFLRRKPQQVYLCAAILALIFSLTPLNVVDVPLRSQEARLTQILTENNLLQDGQVIKRDDLPRKTIAEIADIARYIGEDASPLAAQVLAANFNTHNETFSFYAKSSQEHSVAGYQRLIPFDTHNINNDGFLTLQREDGTEVRIDLSPYGTALVEYGKEHKTLPIMDYETDVYFICFESAVIEWGRTGSIHWVHASGFVLIR; from the coding sequence ATGAATATCACCATACGCATATTGCAGCTGAAGGGGCGGGCGCATGAACTCATCCGCCGTTTCCCCGTCGCCGTCTTTTGGCAGGCAGTCCTTTTCCTCGTCGGTGCAGGCATTATCCTGCTGCGTCCCGATTTGTATGCGGAGGGTTGGCACAGCGACTATTTCGAGCATCTCGTACGCCTCGCCCCCGCCGTCTTCGGCGCATGGATGACGGCGGTCATGTTCCGCCTCTTCACGGATGTATTTCCCGTGAAAAAATCCTTGCTGCTGCATGCGGCATCGTCTGCCGTTCTGTTCCTCCTCCTTGCCTATGCGTGGTATGGCGTGGAAAATCCGAGCCGCCATCTGATCGTTGGGACACAGGGCATCTATCTCGCACTCGCCTTCCTCGCACTCTTCCTTCTCGAACGAGCAAACAAAGCCCCAGGACTTCCCTCCCTCCTCTTTGCCGCTGCCTTTTCCATCGCGACGAGCATCCTGCTCTTTCTCGGACTCATCCTCTGTGTCGCCGCATTCTGGGCACTGATCGTCACCGATGCGGACGGATGGCTGCCCGAGACAACCTATCTCTTCTCCGGTCTGATTGCATACGGCGGCTGGGGACTTGCCGCATTCCTCGCCGCACTGCCAAGTACGGGCGCACGCTATCAGTTCCCCGCCGCCACGCAGAAGCTGCTCCTCTATCTCTTCTTCCCCGTCTATCTCCTCCTGCTCCTCGTCCTCTACCTCTACGTCGGCAAGATTATCGGCGCGGGCGAAATGCCCGTCGGCACGATGAATTGGTACGCTTCGTTCGCGCTCCTCGGTTTCGCCTTTTTCTTCGGCACGCTTGCCGCGCAGGAGCGTCTTCCCCTCTTTTCCCGCTTTCTGAAATGGGGGCTTCTCCTCTTCCTCCCCATCCTAGCCATCCAGATCTACGGCGTATGGCTCCGCTATGAGGCATACGGGCTGACAACGCTGCGCTACACCTCCATGATCTGTACGTTCTGCGGCATCTATGCGCTTGCCGTCGCCTTCCTTCGACGAAAGCCCCAGCAAGTATACCTCTGCGCCGCCATCCTCGCGCTCATCTTCAGTCTCACCCCGCTCAACGTCGTCGACGTACCGCTCCGCAGTCAGGAGGCACGGCTCACGCAGATCCTTACGGAGAACAATCTCCTGCAGGACGGTCAGGTGATAAAGAGAGATGATCTCCCGCGCAAGACCATTGCAGAGATTGCCGACATTGCGCGCTACATTGGTGAGGATGCCTCTCCGCTTGCCGCACAGGTGCTCGCCGCCAATTTCAATACGCACAATGAGACATTTTCTTTCTATGCGAAGAGCTCTCAGGAACACTCTGTTGCAGGCTACCAAAGGCTCATACCTTTTGATACACACAATATCAACAACGATGGATTCTTGACTCTCCAACGAGAAGACGGAACCGAGGTGCGCATTGATCTGAGTCCCTATGGCACTGCCTTAGTCGAATATGGGAAGGAACACAAAACCCTACCGATTATGGATTATGAAACGGATGTTTATTTCATTTGCTTTGAGAGTGCCGTCATTGAATGGGGCCGAACCGGCAGCATTCATTGGGTACATGCGTCCGGCTTTGTTCTGATCCGCTGA
- a CDS encoding glutamine synthetase yields MNELLYKIPANTPREEVIRQLKAHPEVRFVSLVGIDMAGNDTDEKIPVRIFIEDIEKFYNGTAVQTDGSSVVLPKIATINNAKVDLPIDPAVNWFVDYDPEGADEETGLPIGTLRIPSFIIHEEKRVDSRAVLVDTLAYVKKELLDFFHANPKISGAPSLNGADIVDIAFTSATELEFWVKTPLDDNASIEEMSASQVMNEQYWERTHGAVRTALEDCLIQLDKYGFHMEMGHKEVGGLKAQIDESGRMTHVCEQIEIDWQYDSAVQAADNELFVRTFVREIFRLYGLEVNFKAKPLIGLAGNGEHTHLSLAAITKDGKRHSLFAADDQNADYMNAVGYGALMGLLKNYEAINPFVSATNDAFNRLKPGFEAPVCVVTSFGASPAIPSRNRTVLVSLIRDLKNPLATRFELRATNPYSNTYLVIAASYLAIFDGIKHTAGRSTTELLAELSKQPGEKGLYLETDRAYRSEEDVFEHYTADERDARFGKPPATVWENMLGFDLYPEKVAVLTQANTLRPQIIDSFRTGALLRWKIELISRIIPENRNIVRRMTEIKSDFVTDQDAYMWNKIHDLRIYLAKDTIDDKALFTLLIKALNEGDYPTASALQLEMYAKMEELKGLYECYKKNMI; encoded by the coding sequence ATGAACGAGCTTCTCTATAAAATTCCTGCCAATACGCCGCGTGAAGAGGTGATTCGTCAGCTCAAGGCGCATCCCGAAGTGCGCTTCGTATCGCTCGTCGGCATCGACATGGCGGGCAACGATACCGATGAAAAGATTCCCGTACGGATCTTCATTGAAGACATTGAGAAATTCTACAACGGGACCGCTGTCCAGACGGACGGCTCCTCTGTCGTTCTGCCGAAGATCGCGACGATCAACAATGCGAAGGTGGATCTTCCGATTGATCCCGCAGTCAACTGGTTCGTGGACTACGATCCCGAGGGGGCGGATGAAGAGACGGGGCTGCCGATTGGGACGCTGCGCATTCCCTCGTTCATCATACACGAGGAGAAGCGTGTCGACTCGCGTGCCGTGCTCGTGGATACGCTCGCCTATGTGAAAAAGGAACTTCTCGACTTCTTCCACGCCAATCCGAAGATCTCGGGTGCGCCCTCTCTGAATGGTGCGGACATCGTGGATATCGCGTTCACGTCGGCGACGGAGCTCGAGTTCTGGGTCAAGACACCGCTCGACGACAACGCATCCATTGAGGAGATGTCCGCCTCGCAGGTGATGAACGAGCAGTATTGGGAGCGCACGCACGGCGCGGTTCGCACGGCACTTGAGGACTGCCTCATCCAACTTGACAAATACGGCTTCCACATGGAGATGGGACACAAGGAGGTCGGCGGGCTCAAGGCGCAGATCGATGAGAGCGGCCGCATGACGCATGTCTGCGAGCAGATCGAGATTGACTGGCAGTATGACAGTGCCGTGCAGGCGGCGGACAATGAGCTGTTCGTGCGCACGTTTGTCCGTGAGATATTCCGTCTCTACGGCCTCGAAGTCAACTTCAAGGCGAAGCCGCTGATCGGGCTCGCGGGCAACGGCGAGCATACGCATCTGAGTCTTGCCGCGATCACGAAGGACGGCAAGCGTCACAGCCTCTTTGCCGCCGACGATCAGAATGCGGACTATATGAATGCAGTCGGCTACGGCGCACTCATGGGCCTGCTCAAAAACTACGAGGCGATCAACCCGTTTGTCTCGGCGACAAACGACGCGTTCAACCGTCTGAAGCCGGGCTTTGAGGCTCCGGTCTGCGTCGTTACCTCGTTCGGCGCGTCGCCCGCGATCCCGTCGCGCAACCGCACGGTGCTTGTGAGCCTTATCCGTGACCTCAAAAATCCGCTCGCGACGCGCTTCGAGCTGCGCGCGACCAATCCCTACTCGAACACCTACCTTGTCATAGCTGCCTCCTATCTTGCGATTTTCGACGGCATCAAGCATACGGCGGGACGCAGTACGACGGAACTGCTCGCGGAGCTGTCGAAGCAGCCGGGGGAGAAGGGGCTCTACCTCGAAACCGACCGCGCCTATCGGAGCGAGGAGGACGTATTCGAACACTATACGGCGGATGAGCGCGACGCGCGTTTCGGAAAGCCGCCCGCGACGGTCTGGGAGAATATGCTCGGCTTCGATCTCTACCCAGAGAAGGTGGCAGTGCTCACACAGGCGAATACGCTCCGACCGCAGATCATCGATTCGTTCCGCACGGGAGCACTCCTGCGCTGGAAGATCGAGCTCATCAGCCGCATCATTCCGGAGAACCGCAACATCGTCCGCCGCATGACGGAGATCAAGAGTGACTTTGTGACGGATCAGGACGCCTATATGTGGAACAAGATCCACGACTTGCGCATCTACCTCGCAAAGGACACAATCGACGACAAGGCTCTCTTTACGCTGCTCATCAAGGCACTCAATGAGGGGGACTATCCGACGGCATCCGCGCTGCAGCTTGAGATGTACGCGAAGATGGAGGAGCTCAAAGGGCTCTATGAGTGCTATAAAAAGAATATGATCTGA